A stretch of Caenorhabditis elegans chromosome IV DNA encodes these proteins:
- the Y4C6A.3 gene encoding RING-type domain-containing protein (Confirmed by transcript evidence), which yields MDQIHKYPRYSQCFDIPLTILAAFICYQFELIDVTYSKEFSDRIKDGIQKDLLRFIPYALVFITMFTGILKIGIVAYDWKFKTEDLEKCKRDYAIGIVVIYLISMYPLILMFLPITHIGVPVCIYIALHIVFALYYFLFIWNVESSYPRMKRTVEWKEFVILTIFFHALIIPTFFTFLYFGMYRNMLLMVLTDIFCTPTCFLNLVPFVIVLEETNERNSKKLPDIEMVLLGGTVRSNTDVSVENGVSRESNRPTCAICSTKYSKNCSTQTPRILDKCGHTLCEGCIQNILKHSNQISCPICKSVTVINECTCKIGQFAKNYGVLQLVQEN from the exons ATGGATCAAATCCACAAATATCCAAGATATTCCCAATGTTTTGATATTCCTTTGACTATTCTCGCAGCTTTTATCTGCTACCAATTTGAACTAATCGATGTAACATATTCAAAAGAATTTTCGGATAGAATTAAGGATGGAATTCAAAAGGATCTACTGCGTTTTATCCCCTACGCACTTGTTTTCATCACTATGTTCACTGGAATTCTCAAAATTGGAATTGTGGCATACGATTGGAAGTTCAAGACTGAAGATTTGGAGAAATGTAAACGAGACTATGCGATTGGAATTGTcgtaatttatttaatttcaatgtaTCCAttgattttaatgtttttaccTATTACCCACATAGGA GTCCCCGTGTGTATCTACATTGCATTGCACATCGTCTTTGCATTGTACTACTTCTTGTTCATCTGGAATGTTGAGTCATCGTACCCTCGGATGAAACGAACAGTTGAATGGAAAGAGTTTGTTATTCTAACAATTTTCTTTCACGCTCTTATCATTCCAACATTCTTCACTTTCCTGTATTTCGGAATGTATAGAAATATGCTGCTGATGGTTCTCACTGATATCTTCTGCACACCTACATGCTTTCTCAATTTGGTACCATTTGTGATAGTTCTTGAAGAAACAAATgaaagaaattcaaagaaaCTGCCTGATATCGAGATGGTTCTACTTGGTGGCACTGTTCGAAGCAATACTGATGTTTCAGTGGAAAATGGAGTCTCAAg agaatcaaACCGTCCAACTTGTGCAATTTGTTCAACAAAATACAGTAAGAATTGCTCTACCCAAACCCCGCGAATTCTCGACAAATGTGGACATACTTTGTGTGAAGGatgtattcaaaatattctgaaacacAGCAATCAAATCTCGTGTCCAATCTGTAAATCTGTTACAGTAATCAATG AGTGTACATGCAAAATCGGCCAATTCGCCAAAAACTACGGAGTCCTTCAACTTGTCcaggaaaattaa
- the Y4C6A.4 gene encoding uncharacterized protein (Confirmed by transcript evidence), translating to MLIELIILLTVFAPMLVSCMKKKNEAAKLKPRDLDSKSPGGPPTPGGANKSGGAGGGGGAGDANSLLKKEVKEEKMAERPADDNETINDAKSNWGTVA from the exons atgcttaTTGAACTCATCATATTGCTTACCGTGTTCGCCCCGATGCTTGTCTCCTgtatgaaaaagaagaacgaGGCGGCAAAACTAAAGCCACGTGATCTCGATTCAAAATCTCCCGGTGGACCACCGACTCCCGGTGGAGCCAATAAGAGTGGTGGTGCTGGAGGTGGTGGCGGCGCTGGAGACGCTAATAGTCTTCTCAAAAAAGAAGTCAAAG aagaaaagATGGCGGAGCGTCCAGCTGATGACAATGAGACAATCAACGATGCAAAGTCCAACTGGGGAACTGTCGCCTAA
- the Y52D5A.2 gene encoding Tyrosine-protein kinase (Confirmed by transcript evidence), whose product MNSIRSKQESDDFTLEYARGSDVPSDIEPNDKRPIDPRADKLDMGNKNVSSSMTLSNTSMHDDPEEEYIRNHLINLHVYHGVLFGSEVEKILQWDRSYLVRRAITEPMKKFLCISVNWKNKVFHYQLDFNDDGWSCTKLYEKFPPMPKRRFLHMSQLLEVWSQATPFLIPMPRRPNVLFHSTVLLEKKLGSGAFGVVFKGKYQAFGSTNPPLEVAVKRIIGNSNRKQIQEFCNEAQIMSMLQHDNMVAFRGFASLEEPIMVVMELKYLRTTRDIPKRQIFWFAMNVASGMKHLSSKGIIHRDLAARNCLVTQDLKAKISDFGLSCQGTEVTVTNLCRAPLRWMAPESFNSGTFNEKTDVWSYGVLLTELMTRCEHDPLYPMSLKDAKAWIASESFPHRIVNGDPKELMSLVDACCDKNVKDRIKFNTVKRRISDIYSEAMSKASVQDGQMPFTSTAVALEAKPSEERTKIAPSLNRKKSADKQRIHSIRRLFPSLRRKNKDQVILPAGISVGPSSNSTKPPSSEQPNTGSQSSNAPSTPPPQAK is encoded by the exons ATGAATTCAATAAGATCGAAACAAGAAAGTGATGATTTTACGCTGGAATACGCCAGGGGTAGTGAT GTTCCATCAGATATCGAGCCGAACGACAAAAGACCGATTGACCCGAGAGCGGATAAACTGGATATGGGGAACAAGAACGTTTCAAGCTCAATGACATTGTCCAATACTAGCATGCACGATGATCCAGAAGAG gaatacATTCGTAATCATTTGATCAATCTTCATGTGTACCATGGAGTGCTATTTGGATCGGAAGTGGAGAAAATTCTACAGTGGGATCGTTCGTATCTTGTGAGACGAGCAATCACAGAACCTATGAAAAAGTTTCTGTGCATCTCAgtcaattggaaaaataaagtttttcattATCAACTTGACTTCAATGATGATGGATGGAGCTGCACAAAG ctgtaCGAAAAATTCCCGCCGATGCCAAAAAGACGATTCCTTCATATGAGCCAACTTCTGGAGGTGTGGTCACAAGCTACGCCATTCCTGATTCCAATGCCACGTAGACCAAACGTTCTGTTTCATAGTACAGTCCTTCTGGAGAAGAAGTTGGGTTCCGGAGCATTTGGAGTAGTGTTCAAAGGGAAATACCAGGCATTCGGAAGCACGAATCCTCCATTAGAAGTGGCAGTGAAAAGAataattggaaattcaaatagaaagCAGATTCAAGAATTCTGCAATGAAGCTCAAATTATGTCAATGTTGCAACACGATAATATGGTTGCGTTTCGTGGATTTGCATCACTTGAAGAACCAATTATGGTTGTTATGGAGCTG AAGTACCTTCGGACTACTCGAGACATTCCAAAACGGCAAATCTTCTGGTTTGCAATGAACGTGGCTTCTGGAATGAAACATCTGTCTTCCAAAGGAATAATTCATCGAGACTTGGCCGCAAGAAATTGCCTCGTCACACAGGATCTCAAGGCCAAAATATCTGATTTTGGGTTGTCTTGTCAAGGAACAGAAGTGACAGTGACAAACCTTTGCAGAGCCCCTCTCAGATGGATGGCACCGGAGAGTTTCAATTCTGGAACGTTCAATGAAAAGACAGATGTATGGTCTTATGGAGTGCTTTTGACGGAGCTCATGACAAGATGTGAGCACGATCCACTGTACCCGATGAGTCTGAAAGATGCGAAGGCATGGATAGCCTCAGAAAGTTTCCCTCATAGAATTGTGAATGGTGATCCGAAGGAACTGATGAGTCTCGTGGATGCGTGCTGTGATAAA aacgtgAAAGACCGGATCAAGTTCAACACGGTGAAGCGACGAATCTCTGACATCTATTCCGAGGCAATGAGCAAAGCTTCCGTTCAGGATGGTCAGATGCCATTTACCTCAACTGCTGTTGCTTTAGAAGCG AAACCATCAGAAGAACGAACAAAAATAGCACCTTCATTGAATCGGAAGAAATCTGCCGATAAGCAGAGGATCCATTCAATACGGCGACTCTTCCCATCACTTCGTCGTAAAAACAAGGATCAAGTCATACTGCCAGCCGGAATTTCTGTCGGCCCATCAAGTAATTCAACCAAACCACCATCATCGGAACAGCCAAACACAGGAAGCCAATCTTCAAATGCGCCATCAACACCACCACCGCAagcaaaataa